The genome window CGGGCGGCGCATCCGCCGGCAGGGCGATGCAGAGCCGGTGATTTTCGAGAAGGGCGGGGCCCAGCGGGCGGCTTTCCGGGCACCGTCGGCGCATTTCGGCTTGCGAGAGGTTGGCCCCGTAGGCGAAGTATTGGAGGTGGCGGTCAAACGATTTCGTCGTCTTCCTCGTCGTACTCATCCCAGGCGGCGTCCCTCTGGGGCGGCGCGGATTTACTTTTTCCGAAGCCCAGGAGAATGCGCGCGGAATCTCCGTCCACCGGCGCGGCGGCGTGAATGGCGCCGGCCCGGATCGTGATCATCTCGCCCTTTTCGAGGACCACCAGTTCCTCTTCGACGTTGAACTGCACCCGGCCGTCGAGGAGGACGATGGTCTCTTCCTCGTCATGCGTATGGTAGGGGACAATGGCGCCCGCAGGCTGTTCCACCTCGAAGATGCGGTAGTCTCTCTCGGCCAGCGCGGAAACGATGGCTTCCTGATCGGGCTCGCACTGAAGGGCGAACGCCACATCCTCAACGCGGTAGCTGGATTTCATTTTCGTTTCCTTTCGTGGTCACTCAACCGGCGAGAAGTTCTTTCACCACATCGCTGACGGCCGCGCCCGACGCGCGCCCAGCCAGTTTCTTGGTGAGAGCCCCCATCACCTTGCCCATATCCTTTATGGATGATGCGCCCAACTCTTCGATGGCGGCCTGGGCTTCTTTCCGGATATCGTCTGCACTCAACTGGGCGGGGAGGTAGGATTTGACGATTTCGATCTCGTCGCGCTCTTTTTGCGCCAAATCCGCGCGCGCGCCCTTTTCGTATAGTGAAGCCGACTCCTCACGTCTTTTTACCATGGTTTGGAGGAGTTTGAGAACATCTTCTTCACTGGCCTGTAGGCCATGTTCCTTGTCTTTGTTCAGTATTTCACTCCGGATCATGCGGATGGTGGAAAGGCGCAATACTTCCTTGCCTCGCATGGCATTTTTCATGTCTTCGCTGAGCCGCTCGCGGAAGTCAGTCATTGATGGTTCCTGTCCTATGAGGTGCAGCGGCATTTGACCCGGCCAGTTTAGCCCCGGGAAAGAGGCTTTTTTCGCGGTGCAGCGCCCAGATCAGGGCCGCACCCCCCCCGGCGATGTCGGCCGCGACATCGGCCGCGGAAGCCTGCCGCCCGGGAACGAAAATTTGGTGGAATTCATCCAGAATTCCGTTCAGGGCGATGAAAAGGAAGAGCCATGCGGCCGTCCGCATTTCTGTCCACTCGGGCGCCCTGTGCCGCAGGGGCTGCCACAGCAGCGCCGCCAGGAGGAAAAATTCGCCCAGATGAGCGATTTTGTCCACCCCCTCGGGAAGAAAATATGGCAGATCGGGCACGGGCCGCGCGGAGGCGCCGTGTATCAGGGCGAGACAAACCAGGGCGGGCAGCCAGCGCCACCCGGCCCGGCTGGAGAGGTTTTCCCACACGGGGGGTTGTCTCCTAGGGGAGGGGAGCGACGGCCTCGATCTCTACGAGGAACTCCGGCTGGGCGAGGCTCGAGATCACGAGGAAAGTGTTGGCGGGAGGCGGTCCGGGGAAGAATTCCTTCCGGACCCTTCCCACGGGGCCGCGGAACGCCAGATCGGTCACGAAGACCGTGGTCTTGGCGACATCCTCCATCCGGCCGCCGGCCTCTTCGATGACGTTTTTCATGTTCTCGAGCGCCTGGCGGGTTTGGGCCTCGATATCGCCCGCGCCGACGACGTTTCCGTCGACATCGAGGGGAACCTGGCCCGCCACGTAGAGCGTGCGGCCCGCCTCGACGATGACGCCGTGCGAGTAGTGACCTCCAGGAGGCGCGTTTTTGGTGGCGTTAAAGGTGCTGCGGCGCATGGCGTGAAACCTCCGCGAAAAAGGAAAGAGTTCATTCTTCTTTCGAAAGGGCGGAAAGGCGGACATCGTCGATCCCGGTTTTTTCCAGGTTTCCCACAATCGCCAGCACCGCCTCGTCGAGCCGGATGTATTTTCTCGCCGCCGCCTGAACCTGCTCTTTCGTCACCGCGCGGATGCTGGCGAGGTATTTATCGGCATAGTCCGGCGGAAAGCCGAGCCGCTCGATGGCCAGAATGTAATCGGAGATCTGGGAGGAGGAGGTCAGGCGCGTGGCGAAATTTCCGGTGATGTAGGACTTCGCCTCGGCGAGTTCCTTGTCGGTGACCCCCTCCTTTTTGATGCGCTTGATTTCGGCGATGGATTCAGTGATCGCCTCCCGGGCGCTCTCGTTGCGGGTCTGGAGGAAAAGGCGCCAATGCCCGGAGTCGAGCCCGGCGTCGAAATAACTGTAGGCGGCGTAGACGAGTCCCTTCTCCTCGCGGATGTTATTCAGGATGCGGCTATCGAAGCCGCCCCCGCCCAGGATGTAGTTCATGATCCGGGCGGCGTAGAAATCCGGGTGCGTCCTTCGAAGCGAGCGGTTGGCGAGGATGATGGTGGCCTGGGCGAGGGGCTTGTCCACCTTCTCGAACAAAAGGCCCTTCGGAGCAGGGGCAAGGGGCGCCGGAGGCAGCTGGCCGCCCTCGGCCTTCCAGCCCGAGAAACGCTCCAGAACGAGTTCCCTTGCGCGGGCCAGCGTGATGTCGCCCACGAAAACGAAAATGGCGTTTTTCATCCCGTACCACTTCCGGTGAAAAACGGTGAGATCCTGGTGGCGGATGGCCTTGACGGTCTCCGGGGTGCCGCTCGTCAGGCGCCCGTAGGGGTGTTCGCCGAAGAGGCGCCCGCGCATCTTCTCGTCGGCCAGGCTTCCGGGGCGCTCCATCCGGCGGATGAGGCCGCCCAGGATGCGGCGCTGGGTCTTGGTGAACTCTTTTTGCGGAAATACCGGCCGGCGCAGGATGTCGGCCAGCAGATCCATCCCTTGTTCCAGATCGCGTACGAGAACGCGAAGAGAGGCACCGGCGAAGTCGCGGCCGGCGCCTGCCTCGACGCCTCCGCCGAGCCTATCGTTCAGCTTTTCGATGTCCGAGGCGCTGCGCCCGGCAGTGCCCCGGGCGAGGCTGGCGGCCGTCATGCTGGCCAGTCCGGCGAGCTGGGGCGTTTCATGGCGCGACCCGGCCCGTACCGAGACGCGAATGGTCACGATCGGAAGCTGGGGGGAGTTCT of bacterium contains these proteins:
- a CDS encoding cupin domain-containing protein is translated as MKSSYRVEDVAFALQCEPDQEAIVSALAERDYRIFEVEQPAGAIVPYHTHDEEETIVLLDGRVQFNVEEELVVLEKGEMITIRAGAIHAAAPVDGDSARILLGFGKSKSAPPQRDAAWDEYDEEDDEIV
- a CDS encoding GatB/YqeY domain-containing protein; protein product: MPLHLIGQEPSMTDFRERLSEDMKNAMRGKEVLRLSTIRMIRSEILNKDKEHGLQASEEDVLKLLQTMVKRREESASLYEKGARADLAQKERDEIEIVKSYLPAQLSADDIRKEAQAAIEELGASSIKDMGKVMGALTKKLAGRASGAAVSDVVKELLAG
- a CDS encoding VanZ family protein, whose translation is MWENLSSRAGWRWLPALVCLALIHGASARPVPDLPYFLPEGVDKIAHLGEFFLLAALLWQPLRHRAPEWTEMRTAAWLFLFIALNGILDEFHQIFVPGRQASAADVAADIAGGGAALIWALHREKSLFPGAKLAGSNAAAPHRTGTIND
- a CDS encoding RidA family protein, producing the protein MRRSTFNATKNAPPGGHYSHGVIVEAGRTLYVAGQVPLDVDGNVVGAGDIEAQTRQALENMKNVIEEAGGRMEDVAKTTVFVTDLAFRGPVGRVRKEFFPGPPPANTFLVISSLAQPEFLVEIEAVAPLP
- a CDS encoding pitrilysin family protein, translated to MRTQKRTISLAFSLLAFFSLATASRGALLTMEREELPGGGILIVKNSPQLPIVTIRVSVRAGSRHETPQLAGLASMTAASLARGTAGRSASDIEKLNDRLGGGVEAGAGRDFAGASLRVLVRDLEQGMDLLADILRRPVFPQKEFTKTQRRILGGLIRRMERPGSLADEKMRGRLFGEHPYGRLTSGTPETVKAIRHQDLTVFHRKWYGMKNAIFVFVGDITLARARELVLERFSGWKAEGGQLPPAPLAPAPKGLLFEKVDKPLAQATIILANRSLRRTHPDFYAARIMNYILGGGGFDSRILNNIREEKGLVYAAYSYFDAGLDSGHWRLFLQTRNESAREAITESIAEIKRIKKEGVTDKELAEAKSYITGNFATRLTSSSQISDYILAIERLGFPPDYADKYLASIRAVTKEQVQAAARKYIRLDEAVLAIVGNLEKTGIDDVRLSALSKEE